In Halobaculum sp. MBLA0147, the genomic window CGACGTGGCGGTCAAGTTCCCACGGTACGACGGGTCGAACGACCGGAGCATCGTCGAGGACCGATTCGAGCGCGCGTACCGGACACTCGAGAGCTTCGGAGACGGGGTGCACCCGACCTCACTCGTCCACTTCGTCGACGGACGACGCCGCGATCCGATGTACCTCGTGACCGAGTTCGTCGACGGGACCGACCTCTCGTCGGCCACGACGACTCCCGGCACGCGGCTGCTCGAACGGTACGGGCTCCCGATCGTGAGAGCCGTGAGTTTCCTCCACGAGAACGGCTACCTCTATCTGGACCTGAAACCCGAGAACGTGCTGGTCCGAACGACCCACGACCGGCCCGTTTTGATCGACTTCAACACGGCCGAGTCTGCCACGGAGACGGAGACGCTGTTCCACGAGGATGCGTACAAGGCACCGGAGCAACTCCCCGACGGTCGTCGCGACGGTCCGTCTGGGCCGTGGACGGACGTGTACGGACTCGGGAAGCTCTTGGTGTATCTGACGACTGGTCAAACGGTAAAGACGGCCGAGACGCCAGCCGACGGCATCGAGGTGCGACGCCACGATCAAACGGTCCCTGCTGGTCTGGCAGACATCATCGCTGCGGCGACGAGTGCCGCTCCCGCGGCACGTCCACAGACTGCGACACGACTCGCGACAACACTGTACGAGGAACTCGGACGTGACGGCTCCGTCGCGACACTCACCGACGGGCGGAACGGCGTCGCCTGTCCAGTCCGAGCCGGAGACACTGTCGGTCGTGTCGCAGAAGACGATGCACTCCCGACTGTCGCAGTTGCAGATCCACAGCGGTACGTCTCGCCCGTTCAGTTCGAACTCCGTCACGAAGACGACTGGATCGTCGAAGACCAGAGTCTCAACGGGACGTACCTCGACACTGGGTCAGACTGGGAACGGCTCCTCAGCGAAGACGGCTACCGGCGTCTCCAGTCCGAAGCCAGTGTCGACGTTCCAGACGAGCAGCCGTACACGGCTGCCAGGCTCCGTAGCCGACGGGTCCTCACCCCGGTCGACCCGTCGTACTCGATCCAGTTCCAGTTCGACCCTTGACCCCTCGCTTGTGGATACTTCGTGTCCGCGGCGTGCCGTTACGAGAGGACTTGCGTGACGTACACGCAGACTCGTTGACGTTCGTCCGTGACGACCACGCCGATCGCTTCTCGCTCGAACGACGGTTCGAGTAGGTTGTCACGGTGCCCCGGTGACTCAAGCCACCCGTCGACGACGGCTGTTGCTGCCGTCTCTTCGTCTGTACCGACGGGACGGGGAACATACCGTTTGACAGCCAAGTTCTCACCAGCCCGTGTAGATTCCAGCGTGGAATCGAGCGTTGCTGTCCCGCAGGCTGGACAGTACGCTGGGGCTGCGAAGCGACGGAGATCACTACTACAATCGTGGCAGAATCGCTGACCGGTCCCCTTCGCAATCAAGTCGTAGTCAAACATGTCGAGTCGTTCCGAGAGGTCTTCGCCGTCGGGTGCCTCGTGGAACAGTTC contains:
- a CDS encoding protein kinase — translated: MSEHTPRRRRVGDRFRITEWAGSGGFANVWRATDEEGGPDVAVKFPRYDGSNDRSIVEDRFERAYRTLESFGDGVHPTSLVHFVDGRRRDPMYLVTEFVDGTDLSSATTTPGTRLLERYGLPIVRAVSFLHENGYLYLDLKPENVLVRTTHDRPVLIDFNTAESATETETLFHEDAYKAPEQLPDGRRDGPSGPWTDVYGLGKLLVYLTTGQTVKTAETPADGIEVRRHDQTVPAGLADIIAAATSAAPAARPQTATRLATTLYEELGRDGSVATLTDGRNGVACPVRAGDTVGRVAEDDALPTVAVADPQRYVSPVQFELRHEDDWIVEDQSLNGTYLDTGSDWERLLSEDGYRRLQSEASVDVPDEQPYTAARLRSRRVLTPVDPSYSIQFQFDP
- a CDS encoding CAP domain-containing protein; the encoded protein is MDRTRLERRVHAAVNETRERHGRRGVAYDPDLRPVARYHSRRMVAKGELFHEAPDGEDLSERLDMFDYDLIAKGTGQRFCHDCSSDLRRFAAPAYCPACGTATLDSTLESTRAGENLAVKRYVPRPVGTDEETAATAVVDGWLESPGHRDNLLEPSFEREAIGVVVTDERQRVCVYVTQVLS